DNA sequence from the Cottoperca gobio chromosome 10, fCotGob3.1, whole genome shotgun sequence genome:
AGAGTCACTCAAGACTGCTGATTGCCCTCGGCTCATTTTATTGTGCCGAGCTTTCTAAGCACGGCTGTAACACGCCAGCCTCTTGTTCTGATCATGTCAAACGCACTCGGAACACAAACCTGCAGTTACAGTGCctataaaaaaacacagtgtgtAATTTCTATTACAGATTACTTCTGCTAATCTAACGACAAAAAGCCCCAACAAATCCCCTTtgatttaaagagacagtacaCGTCGTCTTCAACTGTTCAGAATGGAAAAAAAATATTAGTCCACGAAATCTAAATGTGCAATCATGTGTGCAAAGCATGAGCGTGAGTAAGTAATGACCGTAGGTGCATTAATAAAgaattcctttttttaaatctgtggaAATACACACTGGACACATATTTCTCTAGAGTAATGTCCTGATTTGCATTTGTACAGttaaatattctaattttcatAATGTTGACCACTGAGCTGCTTCACAAACAGCtgggggttaagtgccttgctcaaggacatgTTAATGGTTGttgagggagaggagagtgatGCTTACTCACAGCTCTGGTAACGACTCCATTACTGAACACACTTCTTTTAAGAGTTTTGTTATATGGGGGGCTCGTTTCACGGAAATGTTCATAAGGGCATCTTAAGCTCAACAGATtgtgtgacattttatttgacgACGCGGCGTGGCAGTCTCCTGCTTActggtagattttttttatggCAAGATAACCACTTAAAGCCAACAACAACCTGACTTTTATGAGAGCAGCCAGTGCACTAGAATAAACAGCAGCTGCTAAACATGAAATTAGTTTTCTCACTCTGGCTCCCGTCTCCACAGTCCACAACGACGGCACGAACGCCGAGGCGTCCCCCTTCAGCGCTGAGTTGATCAGATACCCCTGCACTGCCTTCAAGAAGCCACAAGAGGAGCTCAAAGTCAACTGGAGATCTGCATTCGGGACTTCCACCCTTGTTTTCTCTGACTTGAGCAAGAAGCCAAAGCCTGTAAACTCCCCACTCTCCCCAGCCAGCAGTCATTTGAATTCCTTGGCGACGGAGCGAGGTTTATATAAATACGGCGTCTGCCAAGGGACAACAAGCCCCAATTATGCCTCTGGTGGCTGGCAGAGGCAAAGTGCCGAGCTCTCCAATGGGGAATCGCTGGCCTCCTACAGTCACCCATCCAAGAAAATGAGAATTGATCACAGTTCCTTTCCCAGTAACAATGCTCAAAATGGGGCCCCCAACTCAGGGTGAGTGAATCTCTCGCTTGGCTATTCATGAATAAGTTTATAATAAGAGAAGTTTTTTTTGCAACCTCAGGGAGATAAGtgggataaaataaaaaaaagtatcttACTGTGGAAACTAATGCAGCAAAAGATTGATGAATAGCTCTAATagaataccacacacacacacacacatcaccacacacacttgtttgttCACTAATAAGCGTTGTGACAGGTACACGTGTGTTTTTACTTTCCATTAATTTCAAACTAATGAGACTTGTTTCTTTACTTGTGTCAGTAAGCGCAAAATAGAAGCGACAAGAAGCAGCTCCTCCATTTCTTCCAGTCCCAGCGCCCCTTGTTGTGCCTCCCATCGACGGCCAGCTGTCGTCAGAGCGGTCCACAAGGAGGGCGAGAATAAGGGCCGACAGTTCTACTCCTGCTCGCTTCCCAGAGAGACCAAGTGCAACTTCTTTGAGGTGAAAATGGAAAGCAACTGCTCTCTATGGCTTTGTGTCGCCTGGAAAATACATAACTACACATTATTCTTTACGAATGTTGGATTTTGTGTTCACAAAGTTAATAAAAACCTTATTTCCTGGGATTGCAGTGGGCCGACATGCACTTCCCCTCCTGTGAGCACGGGAAACGCTGTTTAATGAGGACGGTTCTGAAACTGGGACCAAACAATGGACGGAATTTCTTCACCTGCAGCTTGCAAAAGGGTAAACAGTGTGACTTCTTCCAGTGGGCAGAGACTGCACCAGGGGATATCCATCCTCCCTGGCTGTTAATGTGTTTCAGCAGTGCAGTACTTCTGCAACCCTGCCGCAACCCTGCTGCCTCCATGTTCATATCAATAAATGGACACAGAAAGGAACAGGATACCTCGACGTTAGCTTCGATTTCTACTAGCAGATGCATTTAAGCCAGAGAATGTTGTACTAATCGAGACTCTTTGTGTATTACGACGggaaaagatgaataaataaagaatctaATGActtaacaaatgtttgtttttattacatcagCATTAAAAATACACTCTGGAACATGTTGATTCATTAAAAGCAGTCCACAGATTTTAGGCGCGGTGCGTCGGACTCTGAGTTCCACACCATGAAGTGGAACTGGGAGAAGCCGGGGACTTTGTTGCAGGCGGCTCCTGATCAGAGACACGTTCAGGGGAAACAGTTTTACTCCTCTCTCTGAGGCTTAATTAAATACTGGTGTTACAATGTTGACGTATACATAGATATAATAAGTCTGATCACATCCTCTTTATCACTCTGGGAACGCAAATATCACAGGTTTGTTCACTGTCAAAGTGCCGTTAGAGTCAAtaagaataaatgtttaatactgATGATATTACTGGAGCAGACTTTGTATAAAAGTTAAATATGGGATTACTTCTGGTTAAACATTTCACACTAAAGCAATGCCTGTATTGACATTGTGTCTGTTCAGGCCTCTCTttgtaaatgtcaaaagaaCTTTATTTTGGAAGTTTAACATGCTTTTggaataatatatacaaattgAAAGCAAATGCATTTGAGACGCTCTCATCCATGTGTCATACACAGCTGCTTGTCTACATCTCTGTAGACGTGAGCGTGTTTTAGTACCTTTTTGGCCGTGGCTGAACAGTCTGTAGTCGTGAACATTAACACTCACCATAATGGCCCGTTGTGTTTGCGCAGATGATGGCTCCAAAGAACTCTGAGTAATGCCTCTTGATTCTGGAAATGGCCGTCTTGCAGGCTGCCGAGGGATCTGCCCCGGCCCTCATCAGCTCCACGGCCAAGTAGCTGTTGGCAGGATTACATGCGGTACACGTATAGCAAACTAACAAGTGCTGTCAGGGCCACCGACCAGGACGATGATGATGGGGATGTGTTTGAGATTATACTGTCGGATACATGTAATGCAAACAAATGTGATGTGAACAAACGCTGATTAAATGTGATTTCAAAGTGTTATTTTCAGCCTCACTCGACGGTATGCGAGAGAGTTATCACATgtaaagtacttttacttcactacatctcagaggcacaTATTGTACCTTTTACACAGCTGTTTGCTACTAGTTACTTCagattaacacaaaatataatcaataaatagaTTTGCTTTATTTGTCCCCAGGGgtaaattcacaagctacccaggtaaaataatatctaaaataatatctaaaataaataaataaatttaaatgagcaacattaacattaaaacacataaatgcatcaataattataaaattataattaatatatatggttctaaaatgggccattctgcaaaatgagtacttatttttggtactttaaatatttagtgATGCTGCTTATCATGCGTCACATCCTACCTGTTAGACAAACATCGATAACAAGctaattagttttattataatCCTCCTGTCTGGAGAGACGTACTTGAATGCATCTCATAACACTCATCTAAGAGGAGATTGAGGATCTTTGGTCCTGCAGATTTAGGTCCAACATACACGAcagatgtatttttaaaatggcCCATCACTGGTGGGGATGTTTTACTGCGACGTGTTGACAGGAAAGTCCTTTAGGAAGGTTTGTCAGCATATTtggaacaagtgtgtgtgtgtgtgtgtgtgtgtgtgtgtgtgtgtggcatggaGAATGAATGATAAGCACACTTCAGTGCACGAGCAGCGAGGACTTCTTGTAAAACTCAAACACATATCGTTCCAGGAAGTGAAAATCTATGATTGAAATAGGGGGCCCTTGGGtgcggttgtgtgtgtgactatgaaTGTAAAGCGGAgtgcaactttaaaaaaaaaaaaactcccaaAACTATccagaataaataaatcttacaaAAATAACCCTCTGAGACTTCCATAGTCTCACAGCCTGGAAACAAACACAAGCTTTAGTCTCTAAAAAATCTCACCTCTTCTGTGCAATTTACAAATGACAGTTTTAGGGCAATGTAGTCACCGCCTCCACTCGTTCTAATACTAGAGGTGCACTTGCAGCAAAAGGTTCACATCAGAAATTGGCTGTTCAAAAAACTACATGTGTCACAGATGTCAATATTCTCTGAAACTCCATTTTTCTGTCAAGGAAAAAGCCATGCAACACTCCTATAATTCAAAACTGTAGCAAAAAGCCTGGCGAGGGCGCACAAAGGAGTTGTGATGCAGTCAACGCGTCTCATGGAATCTTAAATGCAACACCTTTGGATGACTATTTATGACAGGAAGCTATTTTTATATGCATTTTTGAACTGAGGAAGAAAACTCAGAAAACAATCGGTACCTTGGCAAAAAGCGCATCATGAGGTCTCCGTCTCCAGTCGCCGCGGCACCACCGGCTGAGCTGTCGGCGTAGGCCCCTGCTCCAACAATAGGAGAGTCCCCGACACGACTGCAGGACAGGAAGATGACTAATGTCACGTGTGTAGAGAACAACAATCAAGttcagaatgtactttgttgcactaaaacgaagggaacatgtggagttgttgttacttataggttattatgctctgatgttactggtccggcccacttgagattaaattgtgctgcatgtggcccctgaactaacatgagtttgacacccccctGCTCTAAAGTCTAAACTATCGTCTAAGCTTCTGTCTCTGATTTAAAGCATCATCTCGTTCACTAATGCAATTGTTGTAATAAGTAGCTCCCGTATGTTGTAATGACTGATTTAAATAAGCCTGCTTAAACATAACATAGATTATAACACTAATCTACATACCCTGGAACTTTGTGAGTCAGTCCGTTGGTTGATGTGCCAGCAGCCAGGTGACCGTCTTGATCAAGAGCAACCATCCCTGGTGCACATTGAAACGTCAGCCATCACCAAGGTGTCGTGGTCGCAGAAGAAAGCTCGACAAAGTCAATTAAAGCCGTTGTGTGAGGTGGCACTTACGCCGCTAAAGGTTTTTGTAAGCATCATTAAATTCCTGCCGCTTCCAGGTGCCTTGATCAGCACACAAGTCTCGCTCAGAACAAACAAAATATCTTCATTTGATCatttggacaaaaacaaaaaattgaaTTAAATCAAAAGTGAAATGCTCCCCTGCTAACCTGCACGGCCTGTCTGTGTTCCTTTCTTGGCACATTATGCCGCCAAACTATCTCCTCCACGTCTAGTTTCAAGTGTTAAATATTAAACGGTGTAAGATGCCTGAGGAAAGCTGATTCCGCTTCACACCCCGTGTTAACAGAAACAACCTACCTATGGTGTCATGGGAGTGCGTATTAGCATGCTGTGCCCTCATGTTCTGTTTCAGAGTCGCTGACGGCTTGTAGGGTCCGCAGGACTTGGAAGGATCTGGAAAAACATTCTTTTTTgacaggaaagaaaacattactgTTTGCATAATGTCATAATCCTTCCACTCAATCATTGTAGTCGCACACTAGACTGTGAATTCCAGCAAATTTGCTTCGACTTGCTGTCAAAACGGCTATTTACACCGAGTGGTTTGGCACATGATGATAAACAGCATGGAGTCTGGTTCTAAAATCTTATTTTCAGTGACTGCGAACCATCGCATGAACAAAACAACTCTGTTTTAAATCCCTGCTGCAGCGAAAATGTGTCCTTAAGCGGTCAAATCCTATGTTTTATTGAGACCGACAACCTAATGTACCCGAGGCGAGAGCAGCTTGAGAAAAGGTTTCcctgtctctctacctccaaGTGTCTGCTCTGCTCTTATGAGTGACTGAGTGTACCAAGCAGCTTGACCTGCAGGGAAGTGTGAAAAGTTCATGCTGTTCCTTTGATGTAACGTTCTGCCAGAAAATGTCACGTTTTGAAACTGAACAGCCACAAAACACAAGCCGTGAAaaggtaaaaatgtaaatgttaaaacaaaaaggtctTTTCACAGAGAACGTGCATCTGTATCAGCGTTACCTTCGTGCATCATGTTATTAATAAACCAATGTTGGGATCAGCTTTATGGAGGTGCGTGTGCATTATTCATAAAGCAAAGTCTGGAATATTCCATTTCATAACCTTGTCCAAAACAAAATTATCTCACGAGTCGATATAAAATCGATTCCTGATTCAGTACTTAGAGATGATGGTAGCagagtaaagtgtgtataagattatggagtttttatatttgaataagTTATATCAACTGATTAAATGCAACAATGTAgacacacaaaggcaaacctAAAACACAAGGTAACATTTATTCTTGCTAAACTTGCACAACTAACCACGTTTTACTAAAAGGTTTAAAAGAATTTCTCAATTGTCAGTGGAccttcaattattattatttattaagtgtcaagttatataaaaactaaaatgttacataaataaaaattagattttaaatgtttatactaatatatatatatatatatatatatatatatatatatatataatatatatatatatttaaaatctattagaaaaataataatatatatatatatacacactttaaactcaattttttcaattatttataattccaacttatcttttttatatatctctatatatctatttttttttctatatatatctgctctatatctctctatatctctctcctatatctctatctactatctctctttatcctatatatatatatatataatttatatatatatatatataaacacacacaccacacacacaggactgtctcagaaaattaagaatattgtgataaagttcttatttctgtaatgcaattaaaaaaacaaaaatgtcatgcattctggattcattacaaatcaactgaaatattgcaagccttttattattttaatattgctgattatggcttacagcttaagaaaactcaaaaatcctatctcaaaaattagaatagttcctcagaccaagtaaaaaaaaaagatttataacagcaaaacaaaatcaaacatttgaaaatgtccattaatgcactcagtacttggttgggaatccttttgcacggattactgcatcaatgcggcgtggcatggaggcaatcagcctgtggcattgctgaggtgttatggatgcccaggatgcttcaagtagcggcctttagctcattagcattgttgggtctggtgtctttcagcttcttcttcacaataccccacatattctctatggggttcaggtcaggggaattggcaggccaatcgaggacagtaatgccatggtcagtacaccagttactggtggttttggcactgtgggcaggtgccagatcatgctggaaaatgaattcctcatctccatagagcttttcagcagacggaagcatgtagtgctctaaaatctcttggtacacagctgcatttactctgggcttgatgaaacacagtggaccaacaccagcagctgacatggctccccaaaccatcgctgactgtgggaacttcacactggatttcaagcaacttggattttgctcctctccagcctttctccagactctggcgccttgacttccaaatgaaatacaaaacttgctttcgtctgaaaagaggactttggaccactctgcaactgtccagtgcttcttttccatagcccaagtcagacgcttcttccgttgtcttgagttcagaagtggcttgaccatgggaatacggctattgtagcccatttcccggacacgtctgtgaacagtggcttttgatacctggactccagcttcagtccactgtctttgaagctcctccaaattctggaagcgactcttcttcacaatgctgttaaggctgcggtcatctctcttggttgtgcagcgtttcctgccacatttcccccttccaacagactttttgtggatgtgctttgaaactgcactctgtgaacagcttgctctttgagacatttctttttgtgtcttaccctcctgatggagggtgtcaatgatggtcctctggacagcagtcagatcagcagtcttccccatacttgtgatttagtttactgaaccaagctgagtgtttttcaaggctcaggaaacccttgcaggtgtttcgagttaattagacgattcaagtgattcgttgaacaccctactagtatactttttcatgatattctaatatttagagataggatatttgagttttcttaagctgtatgccataatcagcaatattaaaataataaaaggcttgcaatattccagttgatttgtaatgaatccagaatgtatgacttttttttttttttttttttttttttttttttttttttttttaaattgcattacagaaaataaagaactttatcacaatattctaattttctgagacagtcctgtatatatatatatatatatatatatatatatatatatatatatatatatatatatatatatatatatatatatatatataattaaatagattttatttatgtaacatttttatgtaacatatacatatatatatataaaaacgttacataaataaaattagaCGACAATGCTCGACACAACTTTAAATGTGGCGTGTAGGATTACTGTCAGTAACAATATTTAGGTTCTTTTGTAgaaaaaataatgattaaaatTTTGAGTTTTGGAAAATTATGAATCGATTCAG
Encoded proteins:
- the aga gene encoding N(4)-(beta-N-acetylglucosaminyl)-L-asparaginase, with the translated sequence MQSCDMFVLLLVSTALFPLGHTSLPLVINTWPFKNATAAAWRALQSGGSVLDAVEKGCGRCQIEQCDGSVGYGGSPDESGETTLDAMIMNGDTMEVGAVADLRRIKNAIGVARAVMEHTDHTLLVGESASVFAENMGFIAEDLTTNNSVNIFSQWLKGNCQPNYRKNVFPDPSKSCGPYKPSATLKQNMRAQHANTHSHDTIGMVALDQDGHLAAGTSTNGLTHKVPGRVGDSPIVGAGAYADSSAGGAAATGDGDLMMRFLPSYLAVELMRAGADPSAACKTAISRIKRHYSEFFGAIICANTTGHYGAACNKVPGFSQFHFMVWNSESDAPRLKSVDCF